Proteins from one Sarcophilus harrisii chromosome 2, mSarHar1.11, whole genome shotgun sequence genomic window:
- the ARSI gene encoding arylsulfatase I, whose translation MAVSAITGFSLVSLLSFGYLSWDWVKPGHQADGPRASADKPPPSPSQSASPPQPHIIFILTDDQGYHDVGYHGSDIQTPTLDRLAAEGVKLENYYIQPICTPSRSQLLTGRYQIHTGLQHSIIRPRQPSCLPLDQVTLPQKLQEVGYSTHMVGKWHLGFYKKACLPTRRGFDTFLGSLTGNVDYYTYDNCDGPGVCGYDLHEGESVAWEQSGQYSTLLYAQRASQILASHNPRQPLFLYVAFQAVHTPLQSPREYLYRYRSMGNVARRKYAAMVTCMDEAVRNITWALKRYGYYDNSVIIFSTDNGGQTFSGGSNWPLRGRKGTYWEGGVRGIGFVHSPLLKRKRRTSRALVHITDWYPTLVTLAGGSVSEADGLDGYDVWPAISEGQASPRMEILHNIDPLYNHAKHGSLEGGFGIWNTAVQASIRVGEWKLLTGDPGYSDWIPPQTLANFPGSWWNLERLADGTRQSVWLFNISADPYEREDLAAQRPDIVRSLLARLAYYNRTAIPVRYPAENPRAHPDFNGGAWGPWVSEEEEEEEEEETGEGRGRASHRGRKKCKICKLRSFFRKLNTRLMSNRI comes from the exons ATGGCGGTGTCAGCGATCACCGGCTTCTCGCTGGTCAGCCTCCTCAGCTTCGGCTACCTCTCGTGGGACTGGGTCAAGCCGGGCCACCAAGCTGATGGGCCTCGGGCCTCTGCCGACAAGCCTCCTCCTTCGCCCTCGCAGTCTGCGTCCCCACCTCAGCCCCACATCATCTTCATTCTCACTGATGACCAAGGCTACCACGATGTGGGCTACCATGGCTCAGACATCCAGACCCCCACCCTGGACCGACTGGCCGCTGAGGGCGTAAAACTGGAGAACTATTACATCCAGCCCATCTGTACCCCTTCTCGAAGTCAGCTCCTCACGGGCAG GTACCAAATCCACACAGGACTCCAGCACTCAATCATCCGTCCTCGGCAGCCCAGCTGCCTGCCCCTCGACCAGGTGACGCTGCCGCAGAAGCTGCAGGAAGTGGGTTACTCCACTCACATGGTGGGCAAATGGCATTTAGGCTTCTATAAGAAGGCTTGTCTGCCCACGCGACGGGGCTTCGACACCTTCCTGGGCTCCCTGACTGGCAACGTGGACTACTACACCTACGACAATTGTGACGGGCCCGGGGTGTGCGGCTATGACCTTCACGAGGGGGAGAGCGTCGCCTGGGAGCAGAGTGGCCAGTACTCCACGCTGTTGTACGCCCAGCGGGCCAGCCAGATCCTAGCCAGTCACAACCCCCGCCAGCCCCTTTTCCTCTACGTCGCCTTCCAGGCTGTGCACACCCCGCTGCAGTCTCCCCGCGAGTACTTGTACCGCTACCGCTCCATGGGCAACGTGGCTCGGCGCAAATACGCGGCCATGGTGACCTGCATGGATGAGGCTGTGCGCAACATCACATGGGCTCTGAAGCGTTACGGTTACTACGACAATAGCGTCATTATCTTCTCCACGGACAATGGCGGCCAGACCTTCTCGGGCGGTAGCAACTGGCCTCTGAGGGGCCGCAAGGGCACTTATTGGGAGGGTGGGGTGCGGGGCATCGGCTTTGTCCACAGTCCGCTGctcaagaggaagaggagaacgAGCCGGGCGCTGGTCCACATCACAGACTGGTACCCCACGCTGGTGACGCTGGCCGGGGGCAGCGTGTCTGAGGCCGACGGGCTGGACGGCTACGATGTGTGGCCAGCCATCAGCGAGGGGCAGGCTTCTCCCCGCATGGAGATCCTGCACAACATTGACCCTCTCTACAACCACGCCAAGCACGGCTCCCTCGAGGGTGGCTTTGGCATTTGGAATACGGCAGTGCAGGCTTCTATTCGAGTTGGTGAATGGAAGCTGCTGACCGGGGACCCTGGCTACAGTGACTGGATCCCCCCACAGACTCTGGCCAACTTCCCCGGCAGCTGGTGGAACCTGGAGCGGTTGGCAGATGGCACCCGCCAGTCCGTGTGGCTTTTTAACATCAGTGCTGATCCCTATGAACGCGAGGACCTAGCGGCCCAAAGGCCCGATATAGTCCGTTCCTTGTTGGCTCGGCTGGCATATTACAATCGGACAGCCATCCCGGTGCGCTACCCCGCTGAGAATCCTCGAGCCCACCCTGACTTCAATGGGGGTGCCTGGGGTCCGTGGGTtagtgaggaggaagaggaagaggaagaggaagagactgGGGAAGGGAGGGGCCGGGCTTCTCATCGGGGCAGAAAAAAGTGCAAAATTTGTAAACTTCGCTCCTTCTTTCGCAAGCTCAACACCAGGCTGATGTCCAATCGCATCTGA